In Lates calcarifer isolate ASB-BC8 linkage group LG4, TLL_Latcal_v3, whole genome shotgun sequence, a genomic segment contains:
- the arf1 gene encoding ADP-ribosylation factor 1, whose protein sequence is MGNVFGDLFNRMFGKKEMRILMVGLDAAGKTTILYKLKLGEIVTTIPTIGFNVETVEYKNISFTVWDVGGQDKIRPLWRHYFQNTQGLIFVVDSNDRERSGEARDELARMLAEDELRDAVLLVFANKQDLPNAMNAAEVTDKLGLHSLRNRHWYIQATCATTGDGLYEGLDWLSNELKNH, encoded by the exons ATGGGGAATGTGTTTGGAGATCTCTTTAACAGAATGTTTGGGAAGAAGGAGATGAGGATCCTCATGGTGGGTCTGGACGCTGCTGGAAAGACAACAATTTTGTACAAGCTCAAACTTGGAGAAATTGTGACTACCATTCCCACAATAG GTTTCAATGTAGAGACAGTGGAGTATAAGAACATCAGTTTCACGGTATGGGATGTCGGAGGTCAGGACAAAATTCGACCGTTGTGGCGTCATTACTTCCAGAATACACAGG GTCTCATCTTTGTTGTGGACAGCAATGATAGAGAGCGAAGTGGGGAAGCCCGAGATGAACTTGCAAGAATGTTGGCAGAGGATGAGCTGCGCGATGCCGTGCTGCTAGTGTTTGCCAACAAACAA GACCTTCCGAATGCTATGAACGCAGCAGAGGTCACAGACAAGTTGGGTCTTCACTCCCTACGCAACAGACACTGGTATATCCAGGCAACCTGCGCCACCACCGGAGATGGCCTCTATGAAGGACTGGATTGGCTGTCTAATGAGCTCAAGAACCATTAA
- the lg4h1orf35 gene encoding multiple myeloma tumor-associated protein 2, whose protein sequence is MFGSSRAGGIRGGQDQFNWDDVKVDKHRENYLGNSLMAPVGRWQKGKDLTWYAKDKKGGAALSKEDELAAVKAAEHEALMAALGHKNIKRQPTGLTKEDLADVCRREEADGEERNVDRVSGLGSSSAGSRKMVLSQKEKEAAKLGLPVFTHHKTEGRPETATTRTTESVGKRELEPQHESKKKKKEKKSKKEKKKKDKKRKRQRRDSSSSESDDDRKRHRKDHHHHNPSYHSQTGARPHDSHSRGGTKAERQPSHPHHRQQRHDTDSSDGGSPVSRNPASHKMAPAGATQSHRRRHDTDSDD, encoded by the exons ATGTTTGGTTCTTCAAGAGCTGGAGGGATCCGGGGAGGCCAGGACCAATTCAACTGGGATGACGTGAAAGTcgataaacacagagaaaattaTCTCG GGAACTCTTTGATGGCACCAGTAGGACGATGGCAAAAAGGCAAAGACCTGACATGGTATGCAAAGGACAAAAAAGGAGGCGCAGCTTTGTCCAAAGAGGATGAACTTGCTGCTGTCAAGGCTGCAGAGCACGAGGCACTGATGGCTGCCCT AGGGCACAAGAACATAAAGAGACAACCAACTGGCCTGACTAAAGAA GATCTTGCAGATGTTTGCAGAAGGGAAGAGGCTGATGGTGAGGAGAGAAACGTGGACCGTGTCTCAGGCTTGGGAAGCtccag TGCAGGGTCAAGGAAAATGGTGCTCTcccaaaaagaaaaggaggctGCTAAATTAGGCTTACCAGTTTTTACA CACCACAAGACTGAGGGTCGACcagaaactgcaacaacaagaACCACTGAGAGTGTAGGAAAAAGAGAACTGGAACCACA GCATGagagcaaaaagaagaagaaagaaaagaagagcaaaaaagagaaaaagaagaaggataaaaagaggaaaaggcaaAGAAGAGACTCATCCTCCTCAGAGTCAGATGACGACAGAAAGAG GCACAGAAAGGACCACCATCATCATAATCCATCATACCATAGTCAGACTGGAGCCAGACCCCATGACAGCCATTCAAGGGGGGGCACAAAGGCTGAGCGACAGCCCTCCCACCCCCATCATCGACAGCAGCGGCATGACACAGACTCCTCTGACGGGGGGTCTCCTGTCTCCCGTAACCCTGCCAGCCACAAGATGGCCCCTGCTGGTGCCACACAAAGCCACAGGCGGCGCCACGACACAGACTCGGACGACTGA
- the guk1a gene encoding guanylate kinase isoform X2 — MRDSTTKAMAGPRPVVLSGPSGAGKSTLLKKLMKEYDSVFGFSVSHTTRKPRPGEENGKGTECSSSFVTKLMAHFLISSQQFCHFFFPSVHTFPYFGVSDYHYVTREAMQAGIDKGDFIESAEFSGNMYGTSKAAVQDVQAKNLICILDIDMQGVRNIKETDLSPIYISIQPPSMEVLEKRLRDRKTESEESLQKRLHAAKVDMEFSKEPGVFDVVIVNDNLDEAYGQLKHTLLEEITKVKKINMSS, encoded by the exons ATGAGGGACTCTACAACAAAAG CTATGGCTGGACCAAGGCCTGTGGTGCTTAGCGGCCCGTCCGGGGCAGGGAAGAGCACTCTGCTAAAGAAACTCATGAAGGAATACGACAGTGTCTTTGGCTTCAGCGTCTCCC ACACAACAAGAAAACCTCGACCTGGGGAAGAGAATGGCAAAGGTACAGAATGTTCCTCCTCTTTCGTGACCAAGCTAATGGctcattttttaatttccagtcagcagttttgtcattttttttttccttctgtacATACGTTTCCTTATTTTGGGGTTTCAGATTACCACTACGTTACACGGGAGGCGATGCAGGCAGGCATCGACAAGGGTGATTTCATCGAGAGCGCAGAGTTTTCCGGGAACATGTACGGGACGAGTAAAGCCGCTGTGCAAGACGTCCAGGCCAAGAACCTCATCTGTATACTTGACATTGACATGCAGGGTGTGAGGAACATCAAAGAGACAGACCTCAGTCCCATCTACATCTCCATCCAGCCACCATCCATGGAAGTCCTG GAAAAACgtttaagagacagaaaaacagagtcagaggagagcCTCCAGAAGCGTTTACATGCAGCCAAGGTGGACATGGAATTTA GTAAAGAACCTGGTGTATTTGATGTTGTAATTGTCAATGATAATTTGGATGAAGCTTACGGGCAGTTAAAACACACTCTTCTTGAG gAAATTACTAAGGTCAAGAAGATCAACATGTCTTCGTAG
- the guk1a gene encoding guanylate kinase isoform X1 yields MYMSYFSRLFSAMAGPRPVVLSGPSGAGKSTLLKKLMKEYDSVFGFSVSHTTRKPRPGEENGKGTECSSSFVTKLMAHFLISSQQFCHFFFPSVHTFPYFGVSDYHYVTREAMQAGIDKGDFIESAEFSGNMYGTSKAAVQDVQAKNLICILDIDMQGVRNIKETDLSPIYISIQPPSMEVLEKRLRDRKTESEESLQKRLHAAKVDMEFSKEPGVFDVVIVNDNLDEAYGQLKHTLLEEITKVKKINMSS; encoded by the exons ATGTACATGAGCTATTTTTCCAGACTATTTTCAG CTATGGCTGGACCAAGGCCTGTGGTGCTTAGCGGCCCGTCCGGGGCAGGGAAGAGCACTCTGCTAAAGAAACTCATGAAGGAATACGACAGTGTCTTTGGCTTCAGCGTCTCCC ACACAACAAGAAAACCTCGACCTGGGGAAGAGAATGGCAAAGGTACAGAATGTTCCTCCTCTTTCGTGACCAAGCTAATGGctcattttttaatttccagtcagcagttttgtcattttttttttccttctgtacATACGTTTCCTTATTTTGGGGTTTCAGATTACCACTACGTTACACGGGAGGCGATGCAGGCAGGCATCGACAAGGGTGATTTCATCGAGAGCGCAGAGTTTTCCGGGAACATGTACGGGACGAGTAAAGCCGCTGTGCAAGACGTCCAGGCCAAGAACCTCATCTGTATACTTGACATTGACATGCAGGGTGTGAGGAACATCAAAGAGACAGACCTCAGTCCCATCTACATCTCCATCCAGCCACCATCCATGGAAGTCCTG GAAAAACgtttaagagacagaaaaacagagtcagaggagagcCTCCAGAAGCGTTTACATGCAGCCAAGGTGGACATGGAATTTA GTAAAGAACCTGGTGTATTTGATGTTGTAATTGTCAATGATAATTTGGATGAAGCTTACGGGCAGTTAAAACACACTCTTCTTGAG gAAATTACTAAGGTCAAGAAGATCAACATGTCTTCGTAG
- the guk1a gene encoding guanylate kinase isoform X4: MYMSYFSRLFSAMAGPRPVVLSGPSGAGKSTLLKKLMKEYDSVFGFSVSHTTRKPRPGEENGKDYHYVTREAMQAGIDKGDFIESAEFSGNMYGTSKAAVQDVQAKNLICILDIDMQGVRNIKETDLSPIYISIQPPSMEVLEKRLRDRKTESEESLQKRLHAAKVDMEFSKEPGVFDVVIVNDNLDEAYGQLKHTLLEEITKVKKINMSS, translated from the exons ATGTACATGAGCTATTTTTCCAGACTATTTTCAG CTATGGCTGGACCAAGGCCTGTGGTGCTTAGCGGCCCGTCCGGGGCAGGGAAGAGCACTCTGCTAAAGAAACTCATGAAGGAATACGACAGTGTCTTTGGCTTCAGCGTCTCCC ACACAACAAGAAAACCTCGACCTGGGGAAGAGAATGGCAAAG ATTACCACTACGTTACACGGGAGGCGATGCAGGCAGGCATCGACAAGGGTGATTTCATCGAGAGCGCAGAGTTTTCCGGGAACATGTACGGGACGAGTAAAGCCGCTGTGCAAGACGTCCAGGCCAAGAACCTCATCTGTATACTTGACATTGACATGCAGGGTGTGAGGAACATCAAAGAGACAGACCTCAGTCCCATCTACATCTCCATCCAGCCACCATCCATGGAAGTCCTG GAAAAACgtttaagagacagaaaaacagagtcagaggagagcCTCCAGAAGCGTTTACATGCAGCCAAGGTGGACATGGAATTTA GTAAAGAACCTGGTGTATTTGATGTTGTAATTGTCAATGATAATTTGGATGAAGCTTACGGGCAGTTAAAACACACTCTTCTTGAG gAAATTACTAAGGTCAAGAAGATCAACATGTCTTCGTAG
- the guk1a gene encoding guanylate kinase isoform X3, with amino-acid sequence MAGPRPVVLSGPSGAGKSTLLKKLMKEYDSVFGFSVSHTTRKPRPGEENGKGTECSSSFVTKLMAHFLISSQQFCHFFFPSVHTFPYFGVSDYHYVTREAMQAGIDKGDFIESAEFSGNMYGTSKAAVQDVQAKNLICILDIDMQGVRNIKETDLSPIYISIQPPSMEVLEKRLRDRKTESEESLQKRLHAAKVDMEFSKEPGVFDVVIVNDNLDEAYGQLKHTLLEEITKVKKINMSS; translated from the exons ATGGCTGGACCAAGGCCTGTGGTGCTTAGCGGCCCGTCCGGGGCAGGGAAGAGCACTCTGCTAAAGAAACTCATGAAGGAATACGACAGTGTCTTTGGCTTCAGCGTCTCCC ACACAACAAGAAAACCTCGACCTGGGGAAGAGAATGGCAAAGGTACAGAATGTTCCTCCTCTTTCGTGACCAAGCTAATGGctcattttttaatttccagtcagcagttttgtcattttttttttccttctgtacATACGTTTCCTTATTTTGGGGTTTCAGATTACCACTACGTTACACGGGAGGCGATGCAGGCAGGCATCGACAAGGGTGATTTCATCGAGAGCGCAGAGTTTTCCGGGAACATGTACGGGACGAGTAAAGCCGCTGTGCAAGACGTCCAGGCCAAGAACCTCATCTGTATACTTGACATTGACATGCAGGGTGTGAGGAACATCAAAGAGACAGACCTCAGTCCCATCTACATCTCCATCCAGCCACCATCCATGGAAGTCCTG GAAAAACgtttaagagacagaaaaacagagtcagaggagagcCTCCAGAAGCGTTTACATGCAGCCAAGGTGGACATGGAATTTA GTAAAGAACCTGGTGTATTTGATGTTGTAATTGTCAATGATAATTTGGATGAAGCTTACGGGCAGTTAAAACACACTCTTCTTGAG gAAATTACTAAGGTCAAGAAGATCAACATGTCTTCGTAG